The DNA region ttaaaaatactaaaaactattcaaaatgtAACtgctctaagaaatatttcctagattatagttattttcaagtaattatacaactagaacgagaatatacctccaaaccgacgtgtgaacagggtttcgccgcttcctcttttctctttctctcttctcttttctttttttcctggtttttgctgaataaaatggaAATTTAGGGGTaggtgggggcttatatagcgggggaggggggacctcccgcccgcccaacggacGGGATGCCCTTCCGCACTACctcccgcccaacgggcgggacgccCCCGCGGCCGCATCAGGAGTCTCTTCGTGAATAAGAAAAGTtacttattcgcgaagagactcTCGGGAGGGGTCTAGAAAAAGttttggcacctcccgcccgttggatgggcggaaGATCTCCGGCCCcatacctcccgcccgatcggGTGGGAGGTATCCATTTTTCGAAAATTTGCGTATCGGcacctttttcgaatttaattttttttaacctttttCAGAAAAAATTCCGCGATGAAACCGACCGAAGACGGAGACGGAGACGGGCCGGACCATCTCTCCTATCGGGCTATGACATCCACAGGAATAAACGCATCCCCGATCTAACCCTGAGGCGCTAAGCCAAACCTAAATCCCCCatcccacgccgccgccgccgcaccgatGGGACGCAAAGACtcctcctcgtcttcctcctccgccgctggcggcggcgggaagaAGGACAAGCCCATGTCGGTCTCCGCCATGCTCGCCTCCATGGACGCGCCCGCGGCCAAGGGCAAGCCCTCCAAGTCGGCGGCGCCCTCCAAGCCCAAGGGCAAGCCCTCTAAGGCGCCGGCCTCCTCCTACATGGGCGACATCGACCTGCCCCCctccgacgaggaggaggacgaggaagcACTCGCCGCCGCCAAGCCCAAAccgtcccgcgccgccgccatcgacctCAGCGCCGGCGTCGCCTCGCAGAAGGACGCGAAGAAGAaggacaagcgtgaggccatggcggccgcggccgccgaggCCGCCAGGCAGGAGGCGCTCCGCGACGACCGCGACGCCTTCTCCGTAGTCATCGGCGCGCGCGTCCCCGGATCCGCCACCGCCGATGACGGCGCCGTCGACGACAACGTCAAGGATATCGTGCTCGAGAACTTCTCCATCTCCGCGCGCGGCAAGGAGCTGCTCAAGAGCGCCTCCCTCCGGATCTCGCACGGCCGGAGGTACGGCCTCGTCGGCCCCAACGGCATGGGCAAGTCCACCCTGCTCAAGCTCCTGGCCTGGCGCCAGGTCCCCGTGCCCCGGAACATTGATGTCTTGCTCGTGGAGCAGGAGATTATTGGTGATGACCGGTCGGCCCTCGAGGCTGTGGTTGCTGCTGATGAGGAGCTCACAGCTCTCCGTGCTGAGCAGGCCAGGCTTGAGGCGTCTAATAACGCTGATGACAACGAGCGTCTTGTTGAGGTGTATGAGAAGCTGAATCTCCGGGACTCGGATGCGGCCCGGGCGCGTGCATCAAAGATCCTCGCGGGGCTGGGATTTGATCAGGCTATGCAGGCCAGATCCACAAAGTCCTTCAGTGGTGGCTGGAGGATGCGCATATCACTTGCCCGTGCGCTCTTCATGCAGCCAACGCTGCTCCTCCTGGATGAGCCGACTAACCATCTGGATCTCAGAGCTGTGCTATGGTTGGAGGAATACTTGTGCTCACAGTGGAAGAAGACATTGATCGTTGTGTCCCATGACCGGGACTTCCTGAATACAGTGTGCAATGAGATCATACATTTGCATGATAAGAGTCTGCATGTCTACCGTGGCAATTTTGATGATTTTGAGAGTGGCTATGAGCAGAAGAGGAAGGAGATGAACCGAAAATTTGAGGTGTACGAGAAGCAGATGAAAGCAGCCAGGAAGTCTGGTAGCAAGGCTGCGCAGGATAAGGTTAAAGGTCAGGCGCTGTCAAAGGCTGCTAAAGAGGCTGCCAAGAACAAGGGTAAAGGGAAGAATGCagcagatgatgatgatgaccaGAAACAGGTGGCTGTGCCACAGAAGTGGCGTGACTACAGTGTTGAGTTCCATTTCCCAGAGCCTACTGAGCTTACACCACCTCTCCTTCAGCTCATTGAGGTAGGGTTCAGCTACCCAGGTAGGCCAGACTTCAAGCTGTCCGATGTTGATGTTGGCATTGATATGGGTACTCGTGTAGCTATTGTTGGGCCCAATGGGGCAGGGAAGTCTACCCTGCTTAATTTACTTGCTGGTGATCTTAGCCCTACAGAAGGGGAGGTTAGGAGGAGTCAGAAGCTTAGGATTGGGCGATACTCACAGCattttgttgacttgttgacaATGGAGGAAAATGCAGTTCAATATTTGTTGAGGCTTCACCCAGATCAGGAGGGAATGAGCAAAGCAGAGGCTGTCCGTGCTAAGCTTGGGAAGTTTGGGTTACCTGGACACAACCATCTCACTCCTATTGTTAAATTGTCTGGTGGTCAGAAGGCCCGTGTTGTGTTCACTTCTATATCGATGTCTCAACCTCACATTCTCCTGCTTGATGAGCCAACAAATCACTTGGACATGCAAAGTATTGATGCATTGGCAGATGCACTGGATGAGTTCACTGGAGGTGTTGTCTTGGTTAGTCATGACTCACGGTTGATATCTCGTGTTTGTGAGGATGAGCAAAGGAGTGAGATATGGGTTGTGGAGGATGGCACAGTGAAGAAATATGATGGTACATTTGAGGATTACAAGGATGAACTCATGGAAGAAATaaagaaggaagttgaagaatAATGCTGCTCCAAATCAGAAGTGCTTTGCATGTTCTTTGTAGAACAAGCTGTTTTCTTGCACTGAAATTGCATGTACTATTAGTGGGTTTTATTTTCTCTGGTTTGCAGAGTATTCATATGGTTACAACTCTGAAACAATGTAAGATGAGGCGTGCTTGCTTTACTTTATGTTATAAGAAAGCCTGAGAATATGGTAGTATTTGAGTGTATGTTTTGTTCTGAGTTATGGTTCCGTCAGACATTTTTCAGTGATATACCTCCACATGAACTGCATATGGTATTTAACCACATAATAAATGTTGCAAGGTGACATAAATTTCACTTTTAATATTAAATGTATATCAGGTTTTATGTTCGTATTCTGTAATATATTGTACAATTGTCTTTTTGGAATATTCCTGACTTCCTGTGTTATCTTTTTTTTCCCCTGAAGTGCTTGATCTTGACTATTTTGTGCCTTATGTCACACTGTACATTGAAAAAAATCATAGATTAGTTTGTAATTGGTTCCAAGAACTGATGCAAACATGGTGCCTATAATTAACTGCGAAACGACGAAAATGTGATGTGGATTAGATAGTTTTGTTTTTTCTGGCTCGGATGTTATTCTTATGGTTATGAGTCCAAAGCACTACAAGATGAGCTGTGCTTTGTTTTGTGCTCAATATATGAGTCTAAGACTGATAATTGATGATTGTTGCAACCACAGTGCAATGACCTTTTTTTTCAGTGATATACCACCACACCAATTGCATCTAGTCCCTTAGCCTCATAAATCTTTGTTTTGTTCACTTTATGTCTGAGGTGATGAAGCTGTAAGAATGTTGTAGACATATTCATGTTAGTTTAGCCAGTGATCTGATCATTATGAAAGCAATGATGTTGCTTTAATGTTAAATGCGTATCAGAAATTATTTTTGGTTTTTATGCAAACATTTTGCTAACTTCCAGATTTTTTACCATGGTATCTATCACAGAATATTCTTGTTTTTTATCAGATTTTATTTTCTTTGGTCATGCGTTAAAGTGTATGAGATTCTGATAATATCTGTTTTCTTTATATTATAAAAAAGGCTTGAAAATCTTATAGTATCTGTTTGTATGATTCGTTTGCTAATTATTGCACAGTGAGACATGATGGTGTATATCTTCACGTCAGTTGCATGTCTTTAGCCATGCAACCTTTCCGTTCTTGCCTTCTTTGGTATATCGTAATATCCTGTAGCCTGAGCCACCTGTTTAATTCATGTTGTTTTAGCTAGAGCTTTCATCATTACATGATGGCTAAGATATTGCTTTGAAATAGTCTGAACATCCTTCACTGTAATTTGTGTTGAATTTCCGTGTACTTTGGTGAATCTAAAGCACTTGCACAAGCCTCTCAGAAGAAGGTACATCTTCACTCTGTCTAAATTTTGTTCTTGAAGTTCTAGTGAGAGTTTTTTTTCCCTGTAGATTGAATAATCTGACATCTATAGTGGTGTCCATTACAGATCTAAGCACTTGTGCTCTTCTCACAGGAACAAATACCTATTAGAGAAACAGAGAGATCGAACTATTATTTTTTTAGGGTAGAGATCAAATTTTTGTTAAGGATCTTCAGAACTTATCTTTAGTAGTACTTCTACACTTTCTATTTGTCATTAATTTTCAAAGCTATGTATTTTGAATGCTGTGACGAGTGTTTTAAATATTACAAGGATGGTGCAGTCTCATCTgacctttttttttgtttgtgaggGTCTCATCTGACATTGTCACAAAGTTGATACTTCATAGTTCATAATGCTGTTACATTTTTGTACACTTTGCTCCTAGTTGTTGGAAAATAAAACTGAGCCATATGATTCTTTTCAAAAATATGGACAAAATGAGTTTAAATGTAGATTTTCCCCAGGGAAATTCTTCAATAATGTTCTGAACTAGATTAACAACACTGCTTGCCCTGGTAGTCTGCTAGTACCATCCTTGATCGATACAGTATTAGTTGTCCCCTACTCCCTTAGAATGTC from Panicum hallii strain FIL2 chromosome 9, PHallii_v3.1, whole genome shotgun sequence includes:
- the LOC112873975 gene encoding ABC transporter F family member 4, producing MGRKDSSSSSSSAAGGGGKKDKPMSVSAMLASMDAPAAKGKPSKSAAPSKPKGKPSKAPASSYMGDIDLPPSDEEEDEEALAAAKPKPSRAAAIDLSAGVASQKDAKKKDKREAMAAAAAEAARQEALRDDRDAFSVVIGARVPGSATADDGAVDDNVKDIVLENFSISARGKELLKSASLRISHGRRYGLVGPNGMGKSTLLKLLAWRQVPVPRNIDVLLVEQEIIGDDRSALEAVVAADEELTALRAEQARLEASNNADDNERLVEVYEKLNLRDSDAARARASKILAGLGFDQAMQARSTKSFSGGWRMRISLARALFMQPTLLLLDEPTNHLDLRAVLWLEEYLCSQWKKTLIVVSHDRDFLNTVCNEIIHLHDKSLHVYRGNFDDFESGYEQKRKEMNRKFEVYEKQMKAARKSGSKAAQDKVKGQALSKAAKEAAKNKGKGKNAADDDDDQKQVAVPQKWRDYSVEFHFPEPTELTPPLLQLIEVGFSYPGRPDFKLSDVDVGIDMGTRVAIVGPNGAGKSTLLNLLAGDLSPTEGEVRRSQKLRIGRYSQHFVDLLTMEENAVQYLLRLHPDQEGMSKAEAVRAKLGKFGLPGHNHLTPIVKLSGGQKARVVFTSISMSQPHILLLDEPTNHLDMQSIDALADALDEFTGGVVLVSHDSRLISRVCEDEQRSEIWVVEDGTVKKYDGTFEDYKDELMEEIKKEVEE